A part of Bacteroidota bacterium genomic DNA contains:
- a CDS encoding RidA family protein, producing MNPKRINITSGAPWEDIVGYCRAVRIGNTIEVAGTTAVDENGVTVGIGDMYAQTRFILQKIEKALQQAGATMSDVVRTRMFVTDINRWEEAGEAHGEFFKHIKPAATMVEVSALINPELLIEIEVSAIIIDN from the coding sequence ATGAATCCTAAACGCATAAATATTACCAGCGGTGCCCCTTGGGAAGATATTGTAGGATATTGCCGTGCTGTGAGAATAGGAAATACTATTGAAGTGGCAGGCACTACAGCCGTTGATGAGAACGGAGTTACAGTAGGTATTGGTGATATGTACGCGCAAACCCGTTTTATTCTGCAAAAAATTGAGAAGGCATTACAGCAAGCAGGTGCAACCATGAGTGATGTAGTGCGCACTCGAATGTTTGTAACCGATATAAACCGTTGGGAAGAGGCGGGAGAAGCACACGGGGAGTTTTTTAAACACATAAAACCTGCTGCCACTATGGTGGAGGTGAGCGCACTCATAAACCCCGAATTACTAATTGAAATTGAAGTATCTGCAATAATTATTGATAATTAA
- a CDS encoding class I SAM-dependent methyltransferase — MENYEGFFEANRELWNKRTTVHKDTDFYDVKGFLEGRNVLTPIEMAEIANEVSGKSLLHLQCHFGMDTLCFARLGAEVTGVDLSDEAITEAQQLAEKASIKADFVCCNVYDTRQHISKTFDIVFTSYGTIGWLPDLNKWAKVIAESLNKGGVFYMADFHPVLWMFDDEMKSFKYPYYNKEVIITTSQGTYADTTADIGKKEYGWNHSISEILNALITNGLEIQVFNEHYYSPYNCFQNTVEIAPDRWQIKGLEGIIPMVYSIRAVKK, encoded by the coding sequence ATGGAAAACTATGAAGGCTTTTTTGAAGCCAATCGTGAGTTGTGGAATAAACGCACTACTGTGCACAAAGACACTGACTTTTATGATGTAAAGGGCTTTTTAGAAGGCCGTAATGTTTTAACCCCTATCGAGATGGCTGAAATTGCCAATGAAGTGAGTGGCAAAAGCCTTCTACACTTGCAGTGTCATTTCGGGATGGATACCTTGTGTTTTGCCCGTTTGGGAGCAGAAGTTACCGGGGTTGATTTATCAGACGAGGCTATTACTGAGGCACAACAACTGGCCGAAAAAGCAAGTATAAAAGCTGATTTTGTTTGTTGCAATGTGTACGATACCCGCCAACACATCAGCAAAACGTTTGATATTGTTTTTACTTCGTACGGCACCATTGGCTGGCTGCCCGATTTGAATAAATGGGCAAAAGTAATCGCTGAAAGCCTCAATAAAGGTGGTGTATTTTATATGGCCGATTTTCACCCTGTGTTATGGATGTTTGATGACGAGATGAAGTCTTTCAAATACCCGTATTATAACAAAGAAGTGATTATAACAACCAGCCAGGGTACTTATGCCGATACTACCGCTGATATAGGTAAAAAGGAATATGGCTGGAATCATAGCATCAGTGAAATATTAAATGCTTTAATAACTAACGGGCTGGAAATACAAGTTTTTAACGAGCATTATTATTCGCCTTACAACTGCTTCCAAAACACGGTAGAAATAGCTCCTGACCGCTGGCAAATAAAAGGTCTTGAGGGAATTATCCCGATGGTGTACTCGATTCGAGCTGTTAAGAAATAA
- a CDS encoding GNAT family N-acetyltransferase — MSRKIIIETPRLCLYEFTESDAPDFYELNADPEVMRYTGDKAFATVEEARDLVRNYKQYELRGYGRWTMIHKQTGEFIGWCGLRYFEDWQETDIGYRLHRRFWNQGYATEAGKACIEYGFNQLSLPRIIGRARKDNLASIRVLEKLGLAFEKLYEENGEINVLFAVHIHQLRQ; from the coding sequence ATGTCCCGCAAAATCATCATAGAAACACCTCGGCTATGCCTGTACGAGTTTACAGAGTCTGATGCTCCTGATTTTTATGAGTTGAACGCTGACCCTGAGGTAATGCGCTATACAGGCGACAAGGCTTTTGCAACTGTTGAGGAAGCAAGGGATTTGGTGCGCAATTACAAACAATATGAGCTGCGCGGGTATGGTAGGTGGACGATGATACACAAGCAAACGGGAGAGTTTATCGGCTGGTGCGGCCTGCGCTATTTTGAGGATTGGCAAGAAACTGACATTGGTTATCGCCTGCACCGCAGGTTTTGGAACCAAGGGTATGCCACTGAGGCAGGCAAAGCCTGTATTGAATATGGCTTTAATCAACTGAGCCTCCCACGCATTATCGGACGTGCACGAAAAGATAATCTTGCATCTATTAGAGTGTTGGAAAAACTGGGTCTTGCATTTGAAAAATTATACGAGGAAAATGGCGAAATAAATGTTTTATTTGCCGTCCATATCCATCAGCTCCGGCAATAA
- a CDS encoding TIGR00266 family protein: MKTNHEIDYKIYGEEMQFVEVELDPQETVVAEAGSFMMMKDGIKMETIFGDGTQQQQGFMGKLFSAGKRLITGESLFMTAYTNLGNTKNHVSFAAPYAGKIIPLDLYELGGKIVCQKDAFLCAAKGVSVGIEFQRKLGTGLFGGEGFIMQKLEGDGVAFVHAGGMVIEKELMPGEALKIDTGCIVAFTSGVDYDIQFVGGVKNTIFGGEGLFFAVLRGPGKVWIQSLPISRLASRILQYGGARRKEEGSLLGGLGNLLDGD, from the coding sequence ATGAAAACCAACCACGAGATAGATTACAAAATTTACGGCGAAGAAATGCAGTTTGTTGAGGTGGAACTTGACCCCCAAGAAACGGTTGTAGCCGAAGCCGGCAGCTTTATGATGATGAAGGACGGCATAAAAATGGAAACCATTTTTGGTGACGGAACTCAGCAACAACAAGGCTTTATGGGCAAATTGTTTAGCGCAGGTAAACGCCTTATAACGGGCGAAAGCCTTTTTATGACTGCTTACACCAACTTGGGAAACACAAAAAACCACGTGTCGTTTGCAGCTCCGTATGCGGGTAAAATCATCCCTCTTGACTTGTATGAGTTAGGCGGTAAAATTGTGTGCCAAAAAGATGCGTTTTTGTGCGCAGCTAAAGGAGTATCGGTAGGTATTGAGTTTCAGCGTAAACTAGGTACCGGCTTGTTTGGCGGCGAAGGCTTTATTATGCAAAAGCTTGAGGGCGATGGTGTGGCTTTTGTGCACGCAGGCGGTATGGTGATTGAAAAAGAACTGATGCCCGGCGAAGCACTTAAAATAGATACCGGTTGTATTGTAGCCTTTACATCTGGTGTTGACTACGACATCCAATTTGTAGGTGGTGTTAAAAATACCATATTTGGTGGCGAGGGCTTGTTTTTTGCAGTGCTGCGCGGCCCCGGCAAAGTATGGATACAATCATTGCCTATCAGCCGTTTGGCCAGCCGCATTTTGCAATACGGCGGTGCCAGACGCAAAGAAGAAGGCAGCCTTTTGGGCGGTCTTGGCAACTTGCTTGATGGTGATTAA
- a CDS encoding class I SAM-dependent methyltransferase produces MKKFFLTLILKLGLKPGQKTVARQLRQPSGKLGVAVGNKMNIGNASLYDWVLEQMNIADNSRLLEIGYGNGNLFTKVFAQANNLHITGLDFSEEMYKQAVKNCQAQIQQNQLDLHFGSSDAMPFADNSFDAVYCCNVVYFWENPQAHLAEVYRVLKPGGKFFAGIRTKQTMLLMPFTQYGFALRENHEWEDVIKQSPLTLVSMPLGHEPEMSMNAKQFTPECACIIAQKAG; encoded by the coding sequence ATGAAGAAGTTCTTTTTGACTTTGATACTAAAACTGGGTTTGAAGCCCGGACAAAAAACGGTGGCCCGACAGCTAAGACAACCCAGCGGAAAGCTTGGCGTTGCAGTGGGCAATAAAATGAATATAGGCAATGCCTCCTTGTACGATTGGGTACTTGAGCAAATGAACATTGCTGATAACAGCCGCTTACTGGAAATTGGCTACGGAAACGGCAATCTGTTTACCAAAGTATTTGCCCAAGCAAACAACCTGCACATTACCGGGTTGGATTTTTCAGAAGAGATGTACAAACAAGCGGTTAAAAACTGCCAAGCACAGATACAGCAAAACCAACTTGATTTGCACTTTGGCAGCAGTGATGCCATGCCCTTTGCCGATAATAGTTTTGATGCTGTGTATTGCTGTAACGTAGTGTATTTCTGGGAAAACCCGCAAGCTCATCTTGCTGAAGTTTACAGGGTACTAAAACCGGGCGGTAAATTTTTTGCCGGAATACGCACCAAACAAACCATGCTACTAATGCCTTTTACCCAATACGGATTTGCCCTTCGCGAAAACCACGAGTGGGAAGACGTAATAAAGCAAAGCCCTTTAACATTGGTGAGTATGCCCTTGGGACATGAACCCGAAATGAGCATGAATGCTAAGCAATTTACCCCTGAGTGTGCTTGTATTATTGCACAAAAAGCAGGGTAA
- a CDS encoding DUF4399 domain-containing protein produces the protein MKLKVITLSLAIVALAACKQKNEKNHEGHHGDSPVAQTPAAENTATTSEKKGVFFVNIKEGDMVKSPVIVQMGINGMEVEPAGVKNEGKGHHHIIIDGAEIETGRPVAKNATHIHYGQGQTSDTLELTPGTHKLTLQFADGLHQSYGPEWSNTITIVVEK, from the coding sequence ATGAAATTAAAAGTAATAACCCTGTCGTTAGCTATTGTAGCATTGGCAGCTTGCAAACAAAAAAACGAAAAAAACCACGAAGGACACCACGGCGATAGCCCTGTCGCACAAACTCCTGCCGCTGAAAACACCGCTACTACCAGTGAAAAAAAAGGAGTGTTTTTTGTGAACATTAAAGAAGGTGATATGGTAAAATCGCCGGTGATTGTTCAAATGGGCATCAATGGTATGGAAGTAGAGCCTGCGGGTGTGAAAAACGAAGGCAAAGGCCATCACCACATTATTATTGACGGTGCTGAAATTGAAACCGGACGTCCTGTGGCTAAAAACGCTACCCACATTCACTACGGTCAAGGACAAACTTCGGATACGTTAGAACTAACCCCCGGTACGCACAAATTGACCTTGCAATTTGCGGATGGCTTGCACCAATCTTATGGCCCTGAATGGAGCAATACTATTACAATAGTGGTAGAGAAATAA
- the groL gene encoding chaperonin GroEL, with protein MAKKIQYSVDARDGLKRGVDALANAVKVTLGPKGRNVVIDKKFGSPAVTKDGVTVAKEIELQDPIENMGAQMVKEVASKTADIAGDGTTTATVLAQAIVTAGLKNVAAGANPMDLKRGIDKAVEAIINNLKSQSQEVGADNSKIEQVATISANNDEVIGKLIADAMAKVGKEGVITVEEAKGTETEVKTVEGMQFDRGYLSAYFVTNTEKMIAELESPFILIYDKKISSMKEILPILEQVVQTGKPLVIIAEDLDGEALATLVVNKLRGSLKIAAVKAPGFGDRRKAMLEDIAILTGGYVISEEQGWKLENATLEQLGRAEKISIDKDNTTIINGAGEKENISARINQIKSQIESTTSDYDKEKLQERLAKLAGGVAVLYIGAATEVEMKEKKDRVDDALHATRAAVEEGIVAGGGVAYIRAIESLANLTGANDDENTGIHIIRRSIEEPLRQIVANAGGEGSVVVNKVKEGTADFGFNARTEKYENLIAAGVIDPTKVSRVALQNAASVASMILTTECILAEEKEEKPAAHGGGMPGGMDGMY; from the coding sequence ATGGCAAAGAAAATTCAATATAGTGTAGATGCACGCGATGGTTTGAAGCGTGGCGTTGATGCATTGGCAAATGCAGTAAAAGTGACCCTTGGTCCTAAAGGCCGCAACGTTGTTATCGACAAAAAATTCGGCTCGCCCGCAGTAACCAAAGACGGTGTTACTGTTGCTAAAGAAATTGAATTGCAAGACCCTATTGAAAACATGGGTGCCCAAATGGTAAAAGAAGTAGCCAGCAAAACTGCTGATATTGCAGGTGATGGTACTACTACTGCTACCGTATTGGCACAAGCCATTGTAACAGCCGGTTTGAAAAACGTGGCTGCAGGTGCAAACCCAATGGATTTGAAACGCGGTATTGATAAAGCTGTTGAAGCTATCATCAATAACCTTAAGAGCCAATCACAAGAAGTGGGTGCTGATAACAGCAAAATTGAGCAAGTAGCTACTATTTCTGCCAACAACGACGAAGTAATCGGTAAACTTATTGCTGATGCAATGGCTAAAGTTGGCAAAGAAGGTGTGATTACAGTTGAAGAAGCTAAAGGTACTGAAACTGAAGTGAAAACTGTAGAAGGTATGCAGTTTGACCGCGGTTACCTATCGGCATACTTTGTTACCAACACTGAGAAAATGATTGCCGAATTGGAATCACCTTTCATCCTTATTTACGATAAGAAAATAAGCAGCATGAAAGAAATACTGCCCATTTTGGAGCAAGTGGTGCAAACCGGCAAGCCTTTGGTAATTATTGCTGAAGATTTGGACGGCGAAGCGTTGGCTACTTTGGTGGTGAACAAATTGCGCGGTTCATTGAAAATTGCTGCTGTAAAAGCTCCGGGCTTTGGCGACCGCCGCAAGGCTATGCTAGAAGACATTGCTATCCTTACAGGTGGTTATGTTATCAGCGAAGAGCAAGGCTGGAAACTTGAAAACGCTACCTTGGAACAATTAGGTAGGGCTGAGAAAATCAGCATTGATAAAGATAATACTACCATTATCAACGGTGCCGGCGAAAAAGAAAATATCTCTGCCCGTATCAACCAAATTAAATCTCAAATCGAATCTACCACCAGCGATTACGATAAAGAAAAATTGCAAGAGCGTTTGGCTAAATTGGCCGGCGGTGTTGCTGTTCTTTACATCGGTGCTGCTACTGAGGTAGAAATGAAAGAGAAAAAAGACCGTGTGGATGATGCTTTGCACGCTACTCGCGCTGCGGTAGAAGAAGGTATCGTTGCAGGTGGTGGTGTGGCTTATATCCGCGCTATTGAGTCATTGGCAAACCTAACAGGAGCCAATGATGACGAAAATACGGGTATCCATATCATCCGTCGTTCTATCGAAGAGCCTTTACGTCAGATTGTTGCTAACGCAGGTGGCGAAGGTTCAGTAGTAGTAAATAAAGTAAAAGAAGGCACTGCTGACTTTGGCTTTAACGCCCGCACTGAAAAGTATGAAAACTTGATTGCAGCAGGTGTTATCGACCCAACTAAAGTGAGCCGCGTTGCTTTGCAAAATGCAGCTTCTGTAGCCAGCATGATTTTGACTACTGAGTGCATACTTGCTGAAGAAAAAGAAGAAAAACCAGCTGCTCACGGTGGCGGTATGCCCGGCGGTATGGACGGTATGTATTAA
- a CDS encoding co-chaperone GroES — translation MTLKPVAGTQNRVVVEPAPAETKTASGIIIPDSAKEKPQRGTVVSVSEVDEKGNKPAVKAGDVVLYGKYAGTEISVEGKDYLIMRESDIFAIL, via the coding sequence ATGACACTAAAACCAGTAGCAGGAACTCAAAATAGAGTTGTTGTTGAGCCTGCACCCGCAGAGACTAAAACCGCATCAGGCATCATCATCCCCGATTCAGCCAAAGAAAAGCCCCAAAGAGGCACCGTGGTATCAGTTAGTGAAGTGGATGAGAAAGGAAACAAACCCGCCGTTAAAGCCGGTGATGTTGTATTGTACGGTAAATACGCCGGTACTGAAATAAGTGTAGAAGGTAAAGATTACCTTATTATGCGTGAAAGCGACATTTTCGCTATTCTTTAA